The Actinomycetota bacterium genome contains the following window.
GCCGCCAGGCGGTCACGGCGTGCGTTGGTGGCCATGGCCGCATCCTGCCCGATGCCGGCGGGGCCGGCGAGCAACGGGCGTGTCCGGAGCCCGGGGTCCAGGCGGTTGCGTAAGCTGGGCGGTCACGTCGCGCGGGAGATCTACAGGTGCTGTGGTTGACCATGTCCCGCCGTGGGACGAGGTTCGTCCTGCCGGCGGTGCTGGCGATGGTGGCGGTGCTGGCCGTCCCGGTCGCCCCTGCCCGCGCCGACAGCGTGGCGCAGCCGCCCAGCCCCGGGGTGATCGGGCCGCACCCGGCCCCCGGCGGCGTGGTCCCGGCGGGAACGGTCGAGATCGCCGCGTTCCTGGTCGCCCAGGCGGGGGTCGCGGGCGCCGAGCTCCGCATCGACGGCGTTGGCGTGCCCGCCCAGCGGTCCGGGAGCGACACCTACCAGCGCATCGCCGCCACAGCGCAGGTGGCGCCCGGCGACCACGTCGCCGAGGTCGCCCTGACCGACCGCCAGGGGGCGGCCACGACGCGGGCGTGGCGCTTCACGGCCTCCGACACGGCGGTCGGTCGCCTGGCCGGCCAGAACCGGGTCGAGACCGCGGCGGCGATCAGCCTCAACCTGTACCCGCAGACGGCCACCGCGGCGGTGCTGGCCCGAGCCGACGACTTCCCCGACGCGCTGGCCGGGGCGCCGCTGGCCACGGCGGTCGACGGTCCGTTGCTGCTCAGCGGGGCCGAACGCCTGGCTGACGCCACCGCCGGGGAGTTGCGGCGGGTCCTGCCGCCGGGTGCCACCGTCTACCTGCTCGGCGGACGCAGCGCCCTGTCCGAGCAGGTCGCTGCGGACGTTCAGGCGATCGGCCTGAACCCCCAGCGGGTCGCCGGAACCGACCGGTTCGGGACGGCAGCGGCCGCCAGTGCGGTCCTGCCCGCCGGTGACGCCGCGGTGGTGGCGTCGGGGTTCAGCTTCCCCGACGCGCTGGCCGCGTCGTCGCCGGCTGCGATCGGCGGGATGCCGATCGTGCTGACCGCGCCCGACAGCCTGCCGCCGGCGACCCGAGAGTTCCTGGCTGCGCGGAACTACCCGGTGGTGTACGTGGTCGGCGGAACCGCCGTGGTGAACGACCAGGTGGCGGCCGAGCTCGACCAGCTCGCCGGTGAGGTGCACCGCCTGGCCGGGCCGAGCCGGTTCGACACCGCCGCGGTGATCGCCGGCGCGTTCTTCGCCTCGCCGCAGACGGTCGCGGTGGCCAGCGGGGAGCGCTTCCCCGACGCGCTCGCCGGCGGACCCCACGCCGCCGCCCACGGCGCCCCGCTGATGCTCACCCCCCACCACAACCTCGCCCGTCCCCAGGTCGACCAGCTCGCCACGTGGCGCCCGGCCGCGGGCGTCG
Protein-coding sequences here:
- a CDS encoding cell wall-binding repeat-containing protein, with the translated sequence MSRRGTRFVLPAVLAMVAVLAVPVAPARADSVAQPPSPGVIGPHPAPGGVVPAGTVEIAAFLVAQAGVAGAELRIDGVGVPAQRSGSDTYQRIAATAQVAPGDHVAEVALTDRQGAATTRAWRFTASDTAVGRLAGQNRVETAAAISLNLYPQTATAAVLARADDFPDALAGAPLATAVDGPLLLSGAERLADATAGELRRVLPPGATVYLLGGRSALSEQVAADVQAIGLNPQRVAGTDRFGTAAAASAVLPAGDAAVVASGFSFPDALAASSPAAIGGMPIVLTAPDSLPPATREFLAARNYPVVYVVGGTAVVNDQVAAELDQLAGEVHRLAGPSRFDTAAVIAGAFFASPQTVAVASGERFPDALAGGPHAAAHGAPLMLTPHHNLARPQVDQLATWRPAAGVVYGGAAAVADTAAGDIRRASLDAGGPREVSLSPGPGDEINTLDTLQIDFDRAVDLNQSSVFVTLNGHEVYGSLAHGDFANSIVFRAGALPIAAQANHAYPVRVTAAAFDGSGWRHLEYDLVFRKLELSRGDQGPAVRDLQQRLSDLGYWLPTPDGTFGSATVQAVYAFQKHEGLQRTGSVDAATRQRLQTAARPVPRHQRSGRYVEIDKPRQIMFIVQDGRVLHTFAVSSGNGEYYNEGGSSGYAITPEGTFTFFRQIDGMRESHLGRLWRPKYFTDRGHAIHGSTNVPPYPASHGCVRLIYPAIDFIWDAGLVPLGTRLYVY